One part of the Edaphobacter acidisoli genome encodes these proteins:
- the pyrH gene encoding UMP kinase, whose translation MYKRILLKLSGEALAAGKGFGIDAVFIHKVAAEIAAVHSLGCEIGIVVGGGNFFRGVAQQAIDMDRVAADHMGMLSTVINAIALQDAIEKLDIICRVMSAIEMHEIAEPYIRRRAIRHLEKGRIVIFAAGTGNPFFSTDTAASLRAMEIKADILLKATSVDGIYTADPKTTPEATKLPDITYNDILRLNLRVMDQAAVSLCKDNNMPMMVFSMKEQGNIVRVVKGEKLGSLVTA comes from the coding sequence ATGTACAAGCGAATCCTTCTCAAGCTCTCAGGCGAAGCTCTGGCTGCAGGCAAAGGCTTTGGCATCGACGCCGTTTTTATTCACAAAGTTGCTGCCGAGATTGCTGCTGTTCATTCTCTCGGTTGCGAGATTGGCATCGTCGTCGGTGGAGGCAACTTCTTTCGGGGTGTTGCTCAGCAGGCCATCGACATGGACCGCGTAGCCGCTGACCACATGGGTATGCTTTCAACGGTTATCAACGCTATCGCGTTGCAGGATGCCATCGAAAAGCTGGATATTATCTGCCGCGTTATGTCAGCCATTGAAATGCACGAGATTGCTGAACCATACATTCGCCGCCGAGCTATCCGCCACCTTGAGAAGGGCCGCATCGTCATCTTCGCCGCAGGTACGGGCAACCCATTCTTCTCTACCGATACCGCAGCCAGCCTACGTGCCATGGAGATCAAGGCAGATATCCTTCTCAAAGCTACCTCTGTTGACGGCATCTATACTGCCGATCCTAAAACGACTCCCGAAGCGACTAAACTTCCCGACATCACATACAATGACATCCTTCGCCTGAATCTCCGCGTCATGGATCAAGCGGCGGTTTCGCTTTGCAAGGACAACAATATGCCCATGATGGTGTTCAGCATGAAGGAGCAGGGGAACATCGTCCGCGTAGTAAAAGGTGAAAAACTGGGTTCACTCGTTACTGCCTGA
- a CDS encoding acyltransferase family protein, which translates to MTTQTAKPPAPIYARKPQLPALTGIRTLLALFIVLFHFTPPHMGLLYPFIDNGYVFVSVFFLISGYVLTYNYGDRGRNLNKRDFWMARVSRLYPVYLLVLFISLPMLRDEWYARSHAEFWRGVVMTPFLFQGFSPTLATFWNTVAWTLSCEAVLYIAFPWLIRAPWPKTPGRLILLLLMLWSLGLVPHSLYLLINPDHLAGHVDRYTSTEWVRFLKFTPLPYLGTFLSGVTLAKLHYALPMSARQRLALSAVSLAVICAFFYTFVSKTPYLLMHGGLLTPLFAALVLGLSGPHLITSWFSWRPLLLVGESSYCLYLIHFNLYQLLHRSHVLDRLHLASLDPWLSYVILVAASVAVFKWYENPVRRAILRRFPPASRPLAPAAS; encoded by the coding sequence GTGACCACTCAGACGGCAAAGCCGCCAGCACCTATTTATGCGCGTAAACCTCAGTTGCCTGCGCTTACGGGAATTCGCACGCTGCTCGCACTTTTCATTGTGCTGTTTCACTTCACACCGCCGCACATGGGCTTGCTTTATCCGTTCATCGACAACGGCTATGTCTTTGTCAGCGTATTTTTCCTCATCTCAGGTTATGTGCTTACTTACAACTACGGCGATCGTGGGCGTAATTTGAACAAGCGCGATTTCTGGATGGCTCGTGTCTCGCGCCTCTACCCGGTCTACCTGCTGGTTCTCTTCATCTCGCTTCCCATGCTCCGCGATGAGTGGTACGCGCGCTCCCATGCTGAGTTCTGGCGGGGAGTCGTGATGACGCCGTTTCTCTTCCAGGGCTTCAGCCCTACCTTAGCTACCTTCTGGAACACCGTAGCCTGGACGCTCTCGTGCGAGGCCGTCCTTTATATTGCTTTTCCATGGCTTATACGTGCACCATGGCCCAAGACCCCCGGACGTCTCATCCTGTTGTTGTTAATGCTCTGGTCCCTCGGTCTAGTCCCCCATTCGCTCTACCTGCTGATCAATCCTGACCATCTCGCGGGACATGTTGACCGTTACACCTCTACTGAGTGGGTTCGTTTTCTTAAGTTCACCCCTTTGCCCTACCTCGGGACCTTCCTTTCTGGAGTCACGCTGGCCAAACTCCACTATGCCCTTCCGATGTCCGCGCGTCAGCGGCTTGCATTGAGCGCGGTTAGCCTCGCTGTGATATGTGCTTTTTTTTACACGTTCGTTTCAAAGACGCCCTACCTGCTCATGCATGGTGGCCTGCTCACGCCACTTTTTGCCGCGCTTGTTCTGGGGCTAAGCGGGCCACACCTGATCACCTCTTGGTTCTCGTGGCGTCCTCTGCTTCTAGTAGGCGAAAGCAGCTACTGTCTTTATCTCATTCACTTCAATCTCTACCAGTTGCTGCATCGAAGTCACGTCCTCGATCGCTTGCACCTCGCGAGTTTAGACCCGTGGCTCTCCTACGTCATTCTTGTAGCTGCCTCAGTAGCTGTCTTCAAGTGGTATGAAAACCCTGTCCGTCGCGCCATCCTGCGACGTTTTCCACCAGCCTCGCGTCCTCTTGCGCCAGCGGCTTCATAG
- the rpsI gene encoding 30S ribosomal protein S9 produces the protein MADLVQYYGTGRRKSSIARVFLRPGSGKFTVNKREFEQYFVTPAQRAAAKQSLGVQGIDETFDIITTVKGGGVMGQADAVRLGIARALMEFNPELRKALKSEGFVTRDSRGKERKKYGQRGARARFQFSKR, from the coding sequence ATGGCAGATCTCGTTCAGTATTACGGAACCGGCCGCCGCAAGTCCTCGATTGCGCGCGTCTTCCTGCGCCCGGGCAGTGGCAAATTTACCGTCAACAAGCGTGAGTTCGAGCAGTACTTCGTCACGCCGGCACAGCGCGCAGCGGCCAAGCAGTCGCTCGGTGTGCAAGGTATCGACGAAACCTTTGACATCATCACGACGGTTAAGGGTGGTGGTGTCATGGGTCAGGCCGACGCAGTGCGTCTAGGTATCGCCCGTGCCCTGATGGAGTTCAACCCCGAGCTGCGCAAGGCCCTCAAGTCCGAGGGCTTTGTAACACGCGACTCGCGCGGCAAGGAACGCAAGAAATATGGACAGCGTGGCGCTCGCGCTCGCTTCCAGTTCTCGAAACGCTAA
- the tsf gene encoding translation elongation factor Ts, protein MSTETAVKIDAKLVKELREKSGAPMGDCLKALQESKGDMEEAFVVLRKRGMASAAKKASRTTNEGAVGTYIHAGGKIGVLLELNCESDFVARTTDFQDLLKDIAMHIAATDPRYVRREDVTEEDLAREKDIYRAQAAATGKPANIIEKMLEGKMSKFYEEVCLLDQPFIKEQTQTVAQLIAAKVGKLGENISVRRFARFKVGDPNWTVATTKVAVSEELQA, encoded by the coding sequence ATGTCTACTGAAACAGCTGTGAAGATTGATGCCAAACTGGTCAAGGAACTTCGCGAAAAGTCCGGTGCTCCCATGGGCGACTGCCTCAAGGCTCTTCAGGAGAGCAAAGGCGATATGGAAGAGGCTTTTGTCGTCCTGCGTAAGCGCGGTATGGCCTCGGCTGCCAAGAAGGCTTCGCGTACCACAAATGAGGGTGCCGTAGGTACTTACATCCATGCAGGTGGCAAGATCGGTGTCCTACTGGAGCTCAATTGCGAGTCCGACTTCGTTGCTCGCACTACCGACTTTCAGGACCTGCTCAAGGACATCGCCATGCACATTGCTGCGACTGACCCCCGTTACGTCCGTCGCGAGGACGTGACCGAGGAGGACTTGGCGCGCGAGAAGGACATCTACCGAGCTCAGGCAGCGGCTACTGGTAAGCCTGCCAACATTATCGAAAAAATGCTCGAGGGTAAGATGTCGAAGTTCTACGAGGAAGTCTGCCTACTCGACCAGCCCTTTATCAAGGAGCAGACCCAGACAGTTGCGCAACTGATCGCGGCCAAAGTCGGAAAGCTCGGCGAGAATATTTCTGTTCGTCGCTTTGCGCGCTTCAAGGTTGGTGATCCCAACTGGACGGTGGCCACAACCAAGGTTGCCGTCTCAGAGGAGTTGCAGGCGTAG
- a CDS encoding TonB-dependent receptor — MKFRRYRLLFLSLGIVFSLFPGNMLLAQSTGSIRGTVSDTTGANIVDATVTATNPSTGLTRTQQTNGDGIFVFPDLPIGSYTLQIAKHGFQTQQREALELLTGQNIALDIKLTVGIQTVSVEVDTDTQQIQTATSEVATTVDQKQMQDLPLNGRNPLQLTALTPGAVLTNTGTESGQQDNTGLSVNGLRATQNNYQLDGSIYVDRFFDSVPILPNPDALQEFTIQAANFSAEFAGAGAVVQLSTRSGTNQLHGSAFEFFRNTVLNAKNYFQSTIPPYKLNQFGGTVGAPIVIPHIYNGKDKTFFFFAAEDMQQRSSPNPISINVPTAAELKGDFSGQSKTIYNPSTGLPYSGNIITTPESPLSAAVAKEYIDPVLANPNTNQQTGNFKSSSNSNVDRTQYLVKVDHAVHANNHLSGRYFYVQDNFQRAFNAPLGFFAENLFRNQSLTLSDTQIFSNTLTGTIYATGSRYARTQIPETPTLHTLQDLGQNLPLGTTVPIFAGVRANISGFVDLFSGGALTQDSTTFEYKAQLVKVLGAHTISFGGGYERTRIDADDFSYTPGDHTFNGSRTQNAAGQGGSAAADFYLGLGSTFFQDNGRKFYLRENRPAIYIQDDWKVTRALTVNAGVRWDPWLPPIDLNESLVGFKAGQQSTVAPGAPVGMVFNGDAGTVPSVFHNNYKAFGPRLGFAYNVAGQGRTVVRGAYGIFYGFPEGLLYQRTDAAQPIDLYLNIPAPPAWDNIYAGFPGGDPFPRAHVPPSQFKTYSFILPVSGGLLNPASKVAYNQNYNLTVEQQLPGNMAMSLAYVGNHAVHIMASRQFNPAVYGPGATIGNENSRRLYPGLGAMELADAYSYELYNSLQLNVTRRVSRDLTLLGNLVWARVTDNTSSGTEGQAGPPNPYNLNSSRGPADFDQAVRVNISANYYLPKFTSSRHWGELANGWQLNMIANLRTGMPYTVTSGTDRSLSGIGNDYADIVPGVSTNRTAGFSRIAEYFNPAAFNPAAIGTFGNTHRNVYRGPGYEDIDASIFKDFFTERRVHGQFRAEGFNILNHTNLNNPVTTVSSKNSVIGTPNSLGTINGSGDPRVFQFGAKILF, encoded by the coding sequence ATGAAGTTCAGACGATACAGACTTTTGTTTTTATCTCTTGGGATTGTCTTCTCTCTCTTCCCCGGGAATATGTTGTTGGCGCAATCGACAGGCAGCATCCGTGGCACGGTCAGCGATACAACTGGCGCAAACATTGTGGATGCCACCGTCACCGCCACCAACCCTTCTACCGGGCTTACTCGAACTCAGCAGACAAATGGTGATGGCATCTTTGTCTTTCCTGACTTGCCCATCGGCTCCTACACACTGCAGATTGCGAAGCATGGCTTTCAGACGCAGCAACGCGAAGCGCTTGAACTGCTGACCGGCCAGAACATCGCGCTCGACATCAAGCTGACTGTTGGAATCCAAACTGTTTCGGTTGAGGTCGACACGGACACGCAACAGATCCAGACAGCAACCTCCGAGGTCGCTACGACCGTCGACCAAAAGCAAATGCAAGACCTTCCTTTGAATGGAAGAAATCCATTGCAGCTTACGGCATTGACGCCTGGTGCGGTGCTGACAAACACGGGGACAGAGAGCGGACAGCAAGATAACACTGGCCTGTCTGTAAACGGCCTTCGCGCAACCCAGAACAACTATCAGCTTGATGGCTCTATCTACGTCGATCGCTTCTTTGATTCGGTCCCCATTCTGCCGAACCCAGATGCGCTCCAGGAGTTCACCATTCAGGCGGCGAACTTCAGTGCGGAGTTTGCGGGCGCGGGCGCGGTGGTGCAGCTCTCCACACGCTCTGGTACCAATCAGCTTCACGGCTCGGCGTTCGAGTTCTTCCGGAATACTGTTCTGAATGCAAAGAACTACTTTCAGAGCACCATCCCGCCATACAAACTCAATCAGTTCGGTGGCACAGTTGGTGCGCCAATTGTGATTCCGCACATCTACAACGGCAAAGATAAGACATTCTTCTTCTTCGCTGCAGAAGACATGCAGCAGCGATCGTCGCCAAATCCGATCAGCATCAACGTCCCGACAGCCGCCGAGCTGAAGGGAGATTTCTCCGGCCAATCGAAAACTATCTACAACCCTTCAACCGGCCTGCCTTATTCCGGTAACATCATCACCACTCCTGAAAGCCCACTCTCCGCAGCCGTCGCCAAGGAATACATCGATCCAGTCCTTGCTAACCCAAACACTAACCAGCAGACCGGCAACTTCAAGTCTTCCTCAAACTCCAACGTCGACCGCACGCAATATCTCGTCAAGGTCGATCACGCCGTCCACGCGAACAACCACCTGAGCGGTCGTTATTTCTACGTGCAGGACAACTTCCAGCGTGCGTTCAACGCGCCATTGGGCTTCTTTGCCGAAAATCTCTTCCGCAATCAGTCGCTTACGTTAAGCGACACGCAAATTTTCAGCAATACGCTCACCGGCACGATCTACGCGACAGGTTCACGCTACGCGCGCACACAAATACCTGAGACGCCGACGCTGCATACCCTGCAGGATCTCGGTCAGAACCTGCCCCTGGGCACAACCGTCCCCATCTTCGCGGGTGTGCGTGCCAATATCTCCGGTTTCGTCGACTTGTTCTCCGGTGGAGCGCTCACTCAGGACTCGACTACTTTTGAATACAAAGCGCAACTGGTGAAGGTCCTTGGAGCGCACACGATTAGCTTTGGCGGCGGATACGAGCGCACCCGTATTGACGCCGACGACTTCTCCTATACGCCCGGCGACCACACCTTCAACGGTTCCCGCACCCAGAATGCCGCGGGCCAAGGAGGCTCCGCCGCCGCGGACTTCTATCTAGGACTCGGCTCCACCTTCTTCCAGGACAACGGCCGCAAATTCTACCTGCGCGAAAACCGTCCTGCTATCTATATTCAGGACGACTGGAAGGTCACACGTGCGTTGACGGTCAACGCTGGTGTTCGCTGGGACCCCTGGCTTCCTCCGATTGACCTTAACGAATCACTCGTCGGCTTCAAGGCTGGCCAGCAATCAACCGTTGCCCCCGGCGCGCCCGTTGGCATGGTCTTCAATGGCGATGCAGGAACCGTCCCTTCGGTCTTCCACAACAACTACAAAGCATTCGGTCCACGTCTCGGCTTCGCCTACAATGTCGCCGGTCAGGGGCGGACCGTCGTCCGCGGTGCCTACGGCATCTTCTACGGCTTCCCCGAGGGCTTGCTCTATCAGCGGACCGACGCAGCACAGCCTATTGACCTCTACCTCAACATTCCAGCGCCCCCGGCCTGGGACAACATCTATGCCGGCTTCCCCGGCGGCGATCCCTTTCCGCGCGCGCACGTCCCGCCAAGCCAGTTCAAAACCTACAGCTTCATCCTACCCGTGTCAGGAGGCCTCCTTAATCCCGCATCGAAGGTCGCTTACAACCAGAACTACAACCTCACCGTCGAGCAGCAGCTTCCCGGCAACATGGCTATGTCGCTTGCCTACGTTGGAAACCACGCGGTTCACATCATGGCTTCGCGGCAGTTCAACCCAGCGGTTTATGGCCCGGGAGCGACCATCGGCAACGAAAACTCACGCCGTCTCTATCCCGGCCTCGGAGCGATGGAACTGGCAGACGCCTACTCGTACGAGCTTTACAACTCGCTCCAACTCAACGTCACCCGCCGTGTCTCCAGGGACCTGACTCTGCTCGGCAATCTGGTCTGGGCCAGAGTCACGGACAACACCTCATCGGGAACGGAAGGCCAGGCTGGTCCGCCAAACCCCTACAACCTCAACAGCTCTCGCGGCCCCGCCGACTTTGACCAGGCCGTGCGCGTCAACATCTCCGCCAACTACTATCTGCCGAAGTTCACCAGTAGCCGGCACTGGGGTGAGCTCGCCAACGGATGGCAGTTGAATATGATCGCGAACCTTCGGACAGGAATGCCCTACACTGTAACCAGCGGCACAGACCGATCACTCTCTGGCATCGGCAACGACTACGCCGACATCGTTCCCGGCGTTAGTACGAATCGTACTGCCGGTTTCTCGCGTATTGCGGAATACTTCAATCCGGCAGCCTTCAATCCGGCGGCCATCGGCACCTTCGGTAATACGCACCGCAATGTTTATCGCGGTCCAGGATATGAAGACATTGACGCCTCCATCTTTAAGGACTTTTTCACCGAACGTCGTGTTCACGGCCAGTTCCGTGCAGAAGGATTCAACATCCTGAACCACACCAATCTCAACAATCCGGTAACCACCGTGTCCAGCAAAAATAGCGTTATAGGAACGCCTAATAGCCTAGGAACGATCAATGGTTCGGGCGATCCACGCGTTTTCCAGTTCGGCGCGAAGATCTTGTTCTAA
- a CDS encoding sugar phosphate isomerase/epimerase family protein — translation MIDSLGLLHTRRQFLRGTVAAAAGLGLGASSFAEAAPLSAFGVQLYTARKDVIADPVKTLQTIRQIGYRCVETFAAEYKSTNAKDLRKMITDAGLALPSAHFGYNEMSQRLDYAKELGVHYVVVGSTPVNIANSVDGFKQAAHQYNQWGEQARKLGLSFAFHNHNTEFQRFDGRTGLDILLAETDPHLVQWQMDCYWVTEAGSDPVQLIRQHGHRLQSLHFKDRKPDFLPSTILGKDAQHFTEVGTGTINWRAIWNAASAVGIKYFFVEQDTTEIPALDSLKISFANLKRLLA, via the coding sequence ATGATTGATTCGTTGGGTTTACTGCACACGCGGCGGCAATTTCTTCGCGGTACAGTTGCAGCGGCTGCGGGCTTGGGTCTTGGAGCGTCGTCCTTTGCCGAAGCTGCACCCTTGAGCGCGTTTGGCGTTCAGCTCTACACCGCGCGTAAAGACGTCATAGCTGACCCGGTCAAGACGCTCCAGACCATCCGTCAGATTGGCTATCGCTGCGTCGAAACCTTTGCCGCCGAGTACAAGAGCACGAACGCAAAAGACCTGCGCAAGATGATCACCGACGCAGGTCTTGCTTTGCCCAGCGCACATTTCGGTTACAACGAGATGAGTCAACGTCTTGATTACGCGAAAGAACTTGGCGTTCACTACGTTGTCGTCGGATCGACCCCCGTCAACATCGCCAACTCAGTCGACGGCTTCAAGCAGGCCGCGCACCAGTACAATCAGTGGGGAGAACAAGCCCGCAAACTTGGCCTTAGCTTCGCCTTCCATAATCACAACACAGAGTTTCAGCGCTTCGATGGCCGCACCGGCTTAGATATCCTTCTCGCCGAAACCGATCCCCATCTCGTTCAGTGGCAGATGGACTGCTACTGGGTCACCGAAGCTGGCTCCGACCCTGTCCAGCTTATCCGGCAGCACGGACACCGCCTTCAATCACTACATTTCAAAGACCGCAAACCTGACTTCCTGCCATCGACCATCCTCGGCAAAGATGCCCAGCACTTCACTGAGGTAGGAACAGGCACGATTAATTGGCGCGCGATATGGAATGCCGCTTCAGCTGTCGGCATCAAGTACTTCTTCGTCGAGCAGGACACCACGGAGATTCCAGCGCTCGACAGTTTGAAGATTAGCTTCGCGAATTTGAAGCGCCTGCTCGCATAA
- the rplM gene encoding 50S ribosomal protein L13 codes for MPTTIPSGKDVQRKWFVIDASGQTLGRLATHAASVLAGKLSPLYTPYLDMGDHVVIINAEKIVLTGLKSDKKLYRRYTGFPGGLREESFVSLLARRPEAIIEQAVKGMLPKSKLGRQMATKLKVYKGERHPHLAQKPQPMQIAS; via the coding sequence ATGCCTACAACTATTCCCAGCGGCAAAGACGTTCAGCGCAAGTGGTTCGTCATTGATGCCAGCGGTCAGACTCTGGGGCGCCTCGCCACTCACGCCGCGTCGGTTCTCGCCGGCAAGCTCAGCCCTCTGTATACTCCGTATCTCGACATGGGCGACCACGTCGTCATTATTAATGCGGAGAAGATTGTGCTGACTGGTCTCAAGTCCGACAAGAAGCTTTATCGCCGCTACACGGGTTTCCCCGGCGGTCTGCGCGAAGAGTCCTTCGTCAGCCTGCTGGCCCGCCGCCCGGAGGCCATCATCGAGCAGGCTGTCAAAGGCATGCTTCCCAAGTCGAAGTTGGGCCGCCAGATGGCGACCAAGCTCAAGGTTTACAAAGGCGAGCGTCATCCGCATCTCGCCCAGAAGCCCCAGCCGATGCAGATTGCTAGCTAG
- a CDS encoding glycosyltransferase family 2 protein yields MDATKASRGNPCVWCVIVNWNGWRDTLDCLASLREQSYGHLKTVVVDNGSTDDSVERIRREFHEVKVIEAGKNLGYSKGCNVGIRAALESGADLVWLLNNDTICPADTLVKLVRRAVECPEAGLVGTVLLYAHDPSQVQAWGGGRVLPAIGYVTHFTAPVVFGKNCYTTFASVLCRREVFEQIGVLYEGFFMYYDDSDFCLRMQKTRWKIVIAEDTAVLHKEGASTSAGQKPLMTRIVTVSTLRMIRRNSIYAFIGMPVFVALRLGKRVMRGQWTGAKAVCEGVMEFIREPMP; encoded by the coding sequence TTGGACGCGACGAAGGCAAGCAGGGGCAATCCTTGTGTTTGGTGCGTGATTGTGAACTGGAATGGGTGGCGCGACACGCTGGATTGTCTGGCTTCGCTGCGGGAGCAGAGCTACGGACATCTAAAGACGGTTGTGGTGGACAATGGCTCAACTGACGATTCTGTGGAGCGGATTCGGCGGGAATTTCATGAGGTCAAGGTAATTGAGGCGGGGAAGAACCTGGGTTATTCCAAAGGCTGCAACGTGGGCATCCGCGCAGCCCTCGAATCCGGAGCGGATCTCGTCTGGTTGCTGAACAACGATACGATTTGCCCTGCGGACACGCTGGTGAAACTGGTGCGACGCGCGGTAGAGTGTCCTGAAGCGGGGCTGGTGGGGACGGTGTTGCTGTACGCGCATGATCCTTCGCAAGTGCAGGCATGGGGTGGCGGAAGGGTCCTGCCCGCAATTGGCTATGTGACCCACTTCACGGCCCCTGTGGTGTTTGGGAAAAACTGCTACACGACGTTTGCTAGTGTGCTTTGCCGCAGGGAGGTATTTGAACAGATCGGCGTGCTCTATGAAGGCTTCTTTATGTACTACGACGACAGCGATTTTTGCCTGCGCATGCAGAAGACGCGATGGAAGATCGTGATAGCTGAGGACACGGCGGTGCTGCACAAAGAAGGGGCGAGCACGTCAGCTGGCCAGAAGCCATTAATGACTCGAATCGTGACTGTCTCGACGCTCCGGATGATTCGCCGAAACTCGATATATGCCTTCATTGGAATGCCGGTTTTTGTCGCCCTTCGGTTAGGGAAGCGGGTGATGCGGGGCCAGTGGACTGGGGCCAAAGCTGTCTGTGAAGGGGTGATGGAGTTTATTCGGGAACCGATGCCGTAG
- a CDS encoding glycosyltransferase family 2 protein gives MISVLILTRNEQQDLPGCLASVSWSDDIHVFDSFSTDATVEIAQSAGAHVTQRAFDDYATHRNAALSTVPFKYSWVFILDADERPTHELSHEIHQTVIAAPSEVSGFRLRRRDFLFGTWLKHAQISPFYIRLVRPEHARYSRAINEVLNVEGKVGDLKHQLDHYPFSKGIAHWIQKHNLYSTMEAELIHGQQGLQNPSLRTALSHRDFHTRRLHQKALFYRLPGRPVLKWIYMVFIRRSILDGSAGLVYATLQSIYEYFIVLKTRELDHSAKEPANSRPVQPE, from the coding sequence ATGATCTCTGTTCTCATCCTCACGCGCAACGAACAGCAGGACCTCCCCGGCTGCCTCGCCTCCGTCTCATGGTCTGATGACATCCATGTCTTCGATTCGTTTTCCACAGACGCGACCGTCGAGATCGCACAGTCAGCAGGCGCGCACGTGACTCAGCGCGCGTTTGACGATTACGCTACCCACCGCAACGCCGCCCTCTCCACGGTCCCTTTCAAATACTCCTGGGTCTTTATCCTCGACGCCGACGAACGCCCTACACATGAGCTCTCACATGAAATACATCAGACCGTCATCGCCGCACCATCCGAGGTCTCAGGCTTCCGTCTTCGCCGTCGCGACTTTCTTTTCGGCACCTGGCTCAAGCATGCACAGATATCGCCGTTCTATATTCGACTCGTTCGCCCAGAACACGCCCGTTACTCCCGCGCTATCAACGAAGTGCTCAATGTAGAAGGTAAAGTTGGCGATTTGAAGCACCAGCTCGACCACTACCCGTTCTCAAAAGGAATCGCTCACTGGATCCAGAAACACAACCTCTATTCCACGATGGAAGCCGAGCTGATTCACGGTCAGCAAGGACTGCAAAATCCTTCCTTGCGAACGGCGCTTAGTCACCGTGACTTCCACACCCGGCGCCTTCATCAAAAAGCACTCTTCTATCGTCTTCCAGGCCGTCCTGTGCTCAAGTGGATTTACATGGTGTTCATCCGCCGATCCATCCTCGACGGCTCGGCTGGTTTGGTATATGCCACGCTCCAATCCATTTACGAGTACTTCATTGTCCTCAAAACGCGTGAGTTAGATCATAGCGCTAAGGAACCTGCAAACAGCAGACCTGTTCAGCCTGAATAA
- the rpsB gene encoding 30S ribosomal protein S2, which translates to MATITMKELLEAGVHFGHQTKRWNPRMKEYIFGERNGIYIIDLQKTLKMFKEASKFVTDLTASGKIVLFVGTKRQAQDAIAEEANRAGMPYINSRWLGGLLTNWVTVQKSVKRLQELDDMSTDGRYELLTKKEVIKLERERKHLSTNLAGIKNMKRLPDAIFVVDSNNEAIAVSEARKLGIPVVAVVDTNCDPTVVDYVIPGNDDALRAIRLFTTKIADSAYEGTQMVSENAFAAEVADVDQLATSSEHVGEAGEHESVEQRYSALSDDDDNVDFEAVLGGNIRKAPAAAVADDSDAAIAETGA; encoded by the coding sequence ATGGCAACGATTACGATGAAGGAGCTGCTCGAAGCCGGCGTTCACTTCGGGCATCAGACCAAGCGGTGGAACCCTCGCATGAAAGAGTATATTTTCGGCGAGCGCAATGGCATTTACATCATCGATCTGCAGAAGACTCTCAAGATGTTCAAGGAGGCGTCCAAGTTCGTCACCGATCTGACCGCTTCGGGCAAGATCGTCCTCTTTGTTGGCACCAAGCGCCAGGCACAGGATGCTATTGCCGAAGAGGCCAACCGAGCAGGCATGCCTTACATCAACTCTCGCTGGCTGGGTGGCCTGCTAACCAACTGGGTGACGGTGCAGAAGTCGGTCAAGCGCCTGCAGGAACTCGACGATATGTCGACCGATGGACGCTACGAGTTGCTCACAAAAAAGGAAGTTATCAAGCTCGAGCGCGAACGCAAGCACCTTTCGACCAACCTGGCTGGCATCAAGAACATGAAGCGGTTGCCGGACGCGATCTTCGTCGTTGACTCGAATAACGAAGCTATCGCCGTCTCCGAGGCCCGCAAGCTAGGTATCCCGGTGGTTGCTGTTGTCGACACGAATTGCGACCCCACTGTGGTTGATTATGTGATCCCGGGCAATGACGATGCGCTACGCGCCATTCGTCTGTTCACTACGAAGATCGCAGACTCGGCCTACGAGGGCACACAGATGGTTTCCGAGAACGCGTTCGCGGCCGAAGTCGCCGATGTTGATCAACTCGCGACTTCCTCTGAACACGTTGGCGAAGCTGGTGAACACGAAAGCGTCGAACAGCGCTACAGCGCACTTTCTGATGATGACGACAACGTGGACTTCGAGGCCGTTCTCGGCGGGAACATTCGTAAAGCACCTGCTGCCGCTGTTGCGGACGACTCGGATGCGGCTATCGCCGAGACTGGCGCATAA